Proteins encoded within one genomic window of Chthonomonas sp.:
- the rocD gene encoding ornithine--oxo-acid transaminase: MTGTTMLKSMMDRILSEGIETVLQSLTDAEAIAITEQFGTHNYHPLPVNITGGEGARVHDGNGKEYIDCIGAYSAVAHGHLNPHLIEVAKRQLDRITLTSRAMYNTELALFLQALAEFCEQDMVCPMNTGAEANETAIKLARKWAYTVKDVPANQAEILVCEGNFHGRTTTIVGFSSEEQYHEHFGPFGPGFKIVPFGDLDAMEAAITPNTCAIFAEPIQAEGGVIIPPTGWMSGLRELCDAHNILLIWDEVQTGFARTGHKFGWMAEAARPDIMTVGKPLGGGLLPVAAAVGQRHVMEVFKPGDHGSTFGGNSLAAVVGVAALAEFVNEDYAGMSAKKGAWLKSQFESMGHDCIVEVRGRGLLIGLEFAEGFNTKALAKKFIELGVLTKETRQHTFRFSPPIVITEAELTSAVERVDAAIRAVG; encoded by the coding sequence ATGACCGGCACCACTATGCTCAAATCCATGATGGATCGTATTCTTTCCGAGGGGATCGAAACCGTTTTGCAGTCGCTGACCGACGCAGAAGCGATCGCCATCACCGAACAGTTCGGAACCCACAATTACCACCCACTGCCGGTCAACATCACGGGTGGCGAGGGCGCCCGGGTCCACGACGGTAACGGCAAGGAGTACATCGATTGCATCGGCGCGTACTCGGCAGTCGCTCATGGTCACCTGAATCCTCACCTCATCGAGGTCGCCAAGCGCCAGTTGGACCGCATTACGCTCACCAGCCGCGCGATGTACAACACGGAGCTGGCCCTCTTCCTCCAGGCGCTCGCTGAATTCTGCGAGCAAGACATGGTCTGCCCGATGAATACCGGCGCAGAAGCCAACGAGACCGCGATCAAGCTTGCGCGTAAGTGGGCTTACACTGTGAAGGACGTTCCTGCGAACCAAGCCGAAATTCTGGTCTGCGAAGGCAACTTCCATGGCCGAACGACGACAATCGTCGGATTCAGCAGCGAGGAGCAGTACCACGAGCATTTCGGTCCGTTCGGCCCCGGATTCAAAATCGTCCCGTTCGGCGATCTCGACGCGATGGAGGCCGCAATCACACCGAACACCTGTGCCATTTTCGCCGAGCCCATCCAGGCCGAGGGTGGAGTCATCATTCCGCCCACGGGGTGGATGTCTGGCCTGCGCGAGTTGTGCGACGCGCACAACATCCTGCTTATCTGGGATGAAGTCCAGACCGGTTTTGCCCGCACCGGGCACAAGTTTGGCTGGATGGCCGAAGCCGCTCGGCCCGACATCATGACGGTGGGCAAGCCGCTCGGCGGTGGCCTACTCCCCGTCGCAGCCGCGGTGGGCCAGCGACACGTCATGGAGGTCTTCAAGCCGGGCGACCACGGCAGCACCTTCGGTGGTAACTCCCTCGCCGCGGTCGTCGGAGTCGCGGCGCTGGCGGAGTTCGTGAACGAAGATTACGCGGGCATGAGTGCGAAGAAGGGCGCATGGTTGAAGAGCCAGTTCGAGTCGATGGGGCACGATTGCATCGTGGAAGTCCGCGGACGGGGTCTCCTCATCGGACTCGAGTTTGCTGAGGGATTCAATACCAAGGCGCTCGCCAAGAAGTTCATCGAGCTCGGTGTGCTCACCAAGGAGACCCGGCAGCACACGTTCCGATTCTCGCCACCGATCGTCATCACCGAAGCCGAACTCACCTCCGCGGTTGAGCGGGTCGATGCCGCCATTCGCGCGGTCGGCTAA
- the ftsZ gene encoding cell division protein FtsZ, producing MNTTTAVIKVIGVGGGGSNAVNRMIAADIQGVEFIAMNTDVQVLDSSAAPKKVQLGENLTRGLGAGGNPEVGKSAAEESKAEIRKVLEGADMVFITAGMGGGTGTGAAPVVADLAREVGALAVAVVTRPFAFEGPRRSRLAEQGISSLVGRVDTMITIPNDKLMSVVEKRTTLTDAFRVADDILRQGVQGISDIITIPGQINVDFADVKAVMSSAGPALMGIGYGVGEYRAIQAAQSAVSSPLLEQTIHGAKGLLVNITSGSDLTLTEATEAMEYIQQLTDESDANIYFGVVVDEAMRDEVRITVLATGFSPFTSEGRKVAQATMMHAAPVMPAPVPAPTSHAVVEPAIDASVLSAPSNHGATVNPQAIFQKSPAAERPKQSDPADIIDESDLDIPAFLREHRQKN from the coding sequence GTGAACACGACAACGGCAGTCATCAAAGTCATTGGCGTCGGCGGCGGAGGATCGAATGCGGTCAACCGCATGATCGCCGCGGACATCCAAGGCGTGGAGTTCATCGCCATGAACACGGACGTGCAAGTGCTCGATAGCAGCGCGGCACCGAAGAAGGTTCAACTGGGCGAGAATCTCACGCGTGGCTTGGGTGCAGGAGGAAATCCTGAGGTTGGCAAGAGTGCCGCCGAAGAGTCCAAAGCCGAGATCCGCAAGGTGCTCGAAGGTGCCGACATGGTCTTTATTACCGCCGGCATGGGCGGTGGTACCGGAACTGGTGCGGCCCCCGTCGTCGCAGACCTCGCCCGCGAAGTGGGTGCGCTTGCCGTCGCCGTCGTGACCCGTCCTTTCGCCTTCGAAGGTCCCCGCCGCAGCCGGTTGGCTGAGCAAGGGATTTCGTCGCTTGTGGGTCGCGTCGACACCATGATCACCATCCCGAACGACAAGTTGATGAGCGTGGTGGAAAAGCGCACGACGCTCACGGACGCTTTCCGGGTCGCGGATGACATTCTGCGTCAAGGCGTGCAAGGGATCAGCGATATCATTACGATTCCCGGACAAATAAACGTCGACTTTGCGGACGTCAAGGCCGTCATGAGCAGCGCCGGACCAGCACTGATGGGTATCGGCTATGGGGTGGGAGAGTACCGCGCCATCCAGGCCGCCCAGTCCGCGGTCAGCAGCCCGCTGCTGGAACAGACCATTCATGGTGCGAAGGGGCTCCTGGTCAATATTACATCGGGAAGCGACCTCACCCTCACCGAGGCGACCGAGGCAATGGAGTACATCCAGCAGCTCACCGACGAGAGTGACGCCAACATCTACTTCGGCGTAGTGGTGGACGAAGCGATGCGCGACGAGGTCCGCATCACCGTTTTGGCCACGGGCTTCAGCCCGTTCACTTCCGAGGGGCGAAAGGTCGCTCAGGCGACGATGATGCACGCCGCTCCCGTGATGCCCGCGCCAGTGCCCGCTCCGACCTCGCATGCGGTTGTTGAACCGGCCATCGACGCCTCCGTGCTCTCTGCGCCCAGCAACCACGGAGCGACCGTCAATCCTCAGGCGATCTTCCAGAAGTCGCCCGCCGCGGAGCGACCGAAGCAGTCTGACCCGGCTGACATCATCGACGAGTCTGACTTGGACATCCCGGCGTTCCTCCGCGAGCACCGACAGAAAAACTGA
- the ftsA gene encoding cell division protein FtsA: MTYLLDLGTNKVACLAAELSERGDVIAKAAAHAPCRGLHRSVVSDLEQTAEAIEDVIRRVRTSTGEHPSTIVVTVGGAHLESMNSQGFVPIYPRSRMITREDVLHVINHSRQILPAPDREQIHALPREFRVDGEKGIQKPIGLSGGRLEVVTHIITGAITHLQNIEKAVQMAGFKVDQIVAQPLASGLGVVTEEDRELGTVSVDIGGGSTSISVFQGGSLAYSAVVPVGGNLVTSDLSKLLKCSPEESERLKIAYGCALSSMADGKGSVEVLQIGQSQPRHLDRRVLAEIIESRMREIATLVRQQIERSGLNGVLPGGVILTGGGSLLPGAQELFESTLQHMQVRLGRPKISGPYAGHVNKPEWAGAVGTAKYVLQHEEDEISPASGIENWKLKIRTLKAIFSTKA; this comes from the coding sequence ATGACTTACTTACTTGATCTTGGGACCAATAAAGTCGCGTGCCTGGCTGCAGAGCTGAGCGAGCGTGGCGATGTCATCGCGAAGGCTGCGGCGCATGCGCCGTGCCGGGGTTTGCACCGCTCGGTCGTCAGCGACCTAGAGCAGACTGCAGAGGCGATCGAGGATGTCATTCGCCGCGTGCGGACTTCGACGGGCGAACACCCCTCGACCATCGTGGTCACGGTGGGCGGAGCGCACCTTGAGAGCATGAACAGCCAGGGCTTCGTACCGATCTACCCTCGGTCTCGCATGATCACCCGCGAGGACGTCCTGCACGTCATCAACCACTCCCGCCAGATTCTGCCAGCCCCGGATCGCGAACAGATTCACGCCTTGCCTCGAGAGTTTCGCGTCGACGGCGAGAAGGGAATCCAGAAGCCGATCGGCCTCTCGGGCGGCAGGCTGGAGGTCGTGACTCACATCATCACCGGGGCAATCACCCATCTTCAGAACATCGAAAAGGCGGTCCAGATGGCGGGCTTCAAAGTCGACCAGATCGTCGCGCAGCCTTTGGCGAGCGGACTAGGGGTCGTCACTGAAGAGGATCGCGAACTCGGAACGGTGTCGGTTGACATCGGTGGTGGATCGACTAGCATCTCGGTATTCCAGGGTGGATCGCTGGCTTACTCTGCGGTCGTGCCCGTGGGCGGCAATTTGGTCACAAGTGACCTCTCCAAGCTCCTGAAATGCTCGCCCGAGGAGTCGGAACGGCTCAAGATCGCGTACGGCTGCGCGCTGAGCTCGATGGCCGATGGCAAGGGAAGCGTCGAAGTACTGCAGATCGGACAGTCTCAGCCGCGCCACCTGGACCGGCGGGTCCTCGCCGAGATCATCGAAAGTCGCATGCGCGAGATCGCAACGCTCGTACGCCAGCAGATCGAGCGAAGCGGCTTAAACGGCGTGCTCCCCGGTGGAGTCATCCTGACGGGCGGTGGGAGCCTACTTCCGGGCGCACAAGAGCTGTTCGAGTCCACGCTGCAACACATGCAGGTGCGCCTCGGTCGGCCAAAGATTTCCGGCCCGTATGCGGGGCATGTGAACAAGCCCGAGTGGGCAGGAGCGGTTGGAACCGCGAAGTACGTCCTCCAACACGAGGAGGACGAGATCTCGCCCGCGAGCGGCATCGAGAATTGGAAGCTGAAGATTCGCACTCTCAAGGCGATCTTCTCAACCAAAGCTTAA
- a CDS encoding small basic family protein → MILIPFACLIVGVLLGIVLGAPIDRVTGLYLGVASLAGLDSLCGGIRASLEKKFHTDVFVSGFVFNCLIAFGLAWIGDRIDVDIFLVCSFIFGVRIFNNLSLIRRFWLTQLQDSRELRRKNEAQSSGSSAMANQADAN, encoded by the coding sequence GTGATCCTCATTCCGTTTGCGTGCCTCATCGTGGGAGTGCTCCTCGGAATAGTCCTGGGTGCACCCATCGACCGCGTGACAGGCCTTTACCTAGGTGTGGCGAGCCTGGCCGGATTGGACAGTCTCTGTGGTGGAATTCGCGCCAGCCTCGAGAAGAAGTTCCACACCGATGTCTTCGTTTCGGGATTCGTTTTCAACTGCTTGATCGCCTTCGGACTTGCCTGGATTGGCGATCGCATCGACGTGGACATTTTCCTCGTCTGTTCCTTCATTTTTGGTGTCCGTATATTCAATAATCTCAGTCTTATCCGCCGGTTTTGGCTGACCCAACTGCAGGACTCTCGCGAGCTTAGGCGCAAGAACGAAGCGCAATCGAGTGGTTCTTCGGCTATGGCCAACCAGGCGGATGCTAACTGA
- a CDS encoding DUF881 domain-containing protein, with the protein MNPFVSRINNSSPVVPLSIMALILGAMMSTAYVSKTHRTGFDARDISQRQSVLSGSADEQLTIRKQQDEITKLREDKTRLENALADGTKQARVINDSLQELKNFAGLTEVTGPGVLVRLNDASSNVQNQYEDAEAAIIHDRDVLKVVNELWNAGAEAISVNGLRVSVGTSFRCVGTTILVDTTKIASPVMIQAIGDSATLDGALKMPGGIVSELTSVSPTMISIEQVQKMMLPAFSGATNRKFARPVEAKPKRDPGDRR; encoded by the coding sequence ATGAACCCCTTCGTGAGCCGTATCAACAACAGCTCGCCGGTGGTGCCTTTGAGCATCATGGCGTTGATACTCGGCGCGATGATGTCCACCGCCTACGTTAGCAAGACCCACCGGACGGGATTTGATGCGCGAGATATCAGTCAGCGACAGAGCGTCCTCAGCGGATCGGCGGACGAGCAGCTCACCATCCGCAAGCAGCAAGACGAGATCACAAAGCTCCGCGAGGACAAGACTCGACTTGAGAACGCCCTCGCCGACGGAACCAAGCAGGCACGGGTCATTAACGATTCGCTCCAGGAACTGAAAAACTTCGCGGGGCTTACCGAAGTTACTGGACCTGGCGTGCTGGTGCGGCTCAACGACGCCTCGAGCAATGTGCAGAACCAGTACGAGGATGCCGAAGCCGCGATCATCCACGACCGCGACGTGCTCAAGGTGGTGAACGAACTCTGGAACGCGGGCGCCGAGGCGATCTCCGTCAACGGCTTGCGCGTGAGCGTTGGCACGAGTTTCAGGTGTGTTGGCACCACCATCCTTGTGGACACCACGAAGATCGCATCCCCGGTGATGATCCAAGCGATTGGCGATTCGGCCACGCTTGACGGTGCGCTGAAGATGCCGGGGGGCATCGTCTCGGAACTCACCAGCGTGAGTCCGACGATGATCAGCATCGAACAGGTTCAGAAGATGATGTTGCCCGCGTTCAGCGGTGCGACGAATCGCAAGTTTGCCCGGCCCGTCGAGGCTAAACCCAAGCGCGATCCAGGAGATCGACGGTGA
- a CDS encoding D-alanine--D-alanine ligase, with protein MRQPSEIKTAFAARERLSEFTTFFLVGIGGAGMAGVAELLHQRGFTVRGSDSTDSPTIAALRNLGIQVEIGHSGDAIKPGMGLILTDAIDLQTSPEVARGRELNLPLFRRSQALGWLLGDRRVIAVTGTHGKTTTTGMVGAGLRAGGLDPLIVVGADVPEFGGAVVFGRGDWAVVEACEAYDSFHDIDPEIAILTNLEADHLDFHGTEANLKDSVGRFLSKARMGVVYCDEDEGARTMALNLAGMVVPYDASTFVGEEPLASPGAHNRLNAGAALLAARMAGADETKATKGIAAFRGAARRLQVLRESGPTIIDDYAHHPTEIVASIQALRDRYPGRRLVIVFQPHLYSRTAEFLNEFASALSLADFVLITDIYRAREEPIPGISSARIAEMLTVPHKYVPSRHVLPREVTRILQPDDVVVGMGAGTITEFTHRFAESFDRPGPTRVWVCYGGDSAEREVSLHSGAKVADALESRGYAVTLLDLSECLLNPGLNLPTERPDVAFLAVHGTHAEDGAIQGLFELLHVPYTGSGVQSSALAMDKNLAKQILSQAGIRVPQGYKVDRVEDTVELPGVTRYVVKPNTQGSTVGLSFVESPADLKSAVQKALSYSAEALVEEWITGVEISVPVLIDTVLPAVEIRPRSGQYDFANKYIPGATEEICPARLSPEMTARAADYALRAHAALGCAGATRTDMFVTEDDLVVLEVNTLPGMTPTSLLPLSASVAGINFESLCERIVRDAMERDGS; from the coding sequence ATGAGACAACCCTCCGAGATCAAGACCGCATTCGCCGCGCGCGAGCGGCTGAGCGAGTTCACGACGTTCTTTCTCGTGGGCATTGGGGGAGCGGGCATGGCGGGGGTCGCAGAACTCCTGCACCAACGGGGGTTCACCGTGCGCGGTTCTGATTCCACCGACTCGCCGACCATCGCCGCGCTGAGGAATCTCGGTATACAGGTGGAGATCGGACACTCGGGCGACGCGATCAAGCCTGGCATGGGGCTCATCCTGACCGACGCGATCGACCTGCAGACGAGCCCGGAAGTCGCCCGAGGTCGAGAATTGAATTTGCCTCTCTTCCGAAGAAGCCAGGCGCTCGGGTGGTTGCTTGGCGATCGCCGCGTCATTGCGGTGACCGGCACCCACGGGAAGACCACAACAACTGGGATGGTCGGTGCCGGATTGCGGGCCGGTGGACTCGACCCGTTGATCGTGGTTGGTGCGGATGTGCCGGAGTTCGGCGGGGCAGTGGTCTTTGGCCGCGGCGACTGGGCCGTCGTGGAGGCGTGCGAGGCGTACGACAGCTTCCACGACATCGACCCCGAGATCGCGATTCTCACCAACCTTGAGGCCGATCACCTCGATTTTCACGGCACCGAAGCGAACCTGAAGGACTCCGTCGGACGGTTCCTCAGCAAGGCCCGCATGGGAGTGGTCTACTGCGACGAAGACGAGGGTGCCCGCACCATGGCGTTGAACCTAGCCGGGATGGTCGTCCCCTACGACGCGAGCACATTCGTCGGTGAGGAGCCACTGGCTTCTCCAGGCGCGCACAATCGACTGAACGCGGGTGCGGCCCTACTCGCCGCACGAATGGCCGGTGCAGATGAAACCAAAGCGACCAAGGGCATTGCGGCCTTTCGGGGCGCAGCGCGGCGATTGCAAGTTCTGCGCGAATCGGGCCCTACCATCATCGACGACTACGCGCACCACCCCACCGAGATCGTGGCGAGTATCCAGGCATTGCGCGACCGCTATCCAGGGCGACGCCTGGTGATCGTTTTTCAACCTCACCTGTACTCGCGCACGGCTGAGTTTCTTAATGAGTTCGCGTCTGCACTTTCGCTCGCCGACTTTGTACTGATCACGGATATCTACCGCGCGCGGGAAGAGCCGATACCCGGCATCAGCTCGGCTCGTATCGCCGAGATGCTCACGGTCCCTCACAAGTACGTCCCAAGCCGCCACGTTCTGCCGAGAGAAGTCACGCGGATTCTACAACCGGACGATGTGGTCGTCGGCATGGGAGCAGGCACCATCACCGAATTCACGCACCGGTTCGCGGAGTCGTTTGATCGCCCGGGTCCGACGCGGGTGTGGGTCTGCTATGGCGGAGACTCGGCCGAACGGGAAGTGAGCCTCCACTCGGGTGCCAAAGTCGCCGATGCGTTGGAGTCGCGCGGCTACGCGGTGACGCTCTTGGACCTCAGCGAGTGCCTGCTCAATCCAGGATTGAACCTGCCGACGGAGCGACCCGATGTTGCCTTCTTGGCCGTTCACGGCACCCACGCCGAAGACGGCGCGATCCAAGGACTCTTCGAGCTCCTCCACGTCCCGTACACGGGGAGTGGTGTGCAATCGAGTGCACTCGCAATGGACAAGAATCTAGCAAAGCAGATCCTCTCACAGGCCGGAATTCGGGTGCCGCAGGGGTACAAGGTCGATCGCGTTGAGGACACGGTTGAACTCCCTGGGGTTACCCGCTACGTTGTCAAGCCCAATACCCAAGGTTCGACCGTCGGACTGAGCTTCGTGGAGTCGCCGGCAGACTTGAAGTCAGCGGTCCAAAAGGCTTTGTCCTACTCTGCGGAAGCCCTGGTGGAGGAGTGGATCACTGGAGTCGAGATTTCCGTGCCTGTGCTGATTGACACGGTCCTACCTGCTGTAGAAATCCGTCCGCGATCAGGGCAGTACGACTTTGCGAACAAGTACATCCCCGGCGCGACCGAGGAGATCTGTCCCGCTCGGCTCTCGCCCGAGATGACAGCTCGTGCTGCGGACTATGCGCTGCGGGCTCACGCGGCGCTGGGGTGTGCGGGCGCGACTCGCACCGATATGTTTGTGACCGAGGACGATCTGGTAGTCCTAGAGGTGAACACGCTGCCAGGCATGACCCCGACTTCGCTGCTTCCGCTGAGCGCATCCGTGGCGGGTATCAACTTTGAGTCCCTGTGCGAGCGGATTGTGCGGGACGCCATGGAGCGGGATGGCTCGTAA
- the murG gene encoding undecaprenyldiphospho-muramoylpentapeptide beta-N-acetylglucosaminyltransferase — protein MAKLIVTGGGTGGHVFPALEVAREMDRQGCSVEYWGSLRGQESKACDRAAIEFRGFGSEPLYRLTSVRGLRGVVNLLKAMMKVRRQMEEYRPAAVFSTGGYASAPVVGSARKLKIPYVIHEQNVVPGRTNRILGRSAHAVCTVFCSGHEHFEGTRVIRTGMPIRPEFRSGQAGFGIAQTSESHRSLILVTGGSQGAQAINEAAIATATRMARHPIHWIHVTGPRHYEAMIASLGKLGAQNHYTLRAYLDAPEMAGAMFASEVAMCRSGAGTLAELAALRKPSLLIPYPHAFGDHQRANAQEFVEMGAATMLAESELQPSTIESRLMAWIGESDRIGAAQKALADWDSPNAVHEIAKIVMEAAGARMVRPQS, from the coding sequence TTGGCGAAACTCATCGTAACCGGTGGCGGAACCGGCGGCCACGTATTTCCCGCGCTTGAAGTCGCGCGCGAGATGGATCGTCAGGGCTGCTCGGTCGAGTACTGGGGTAGCTTGCGCGGCCAAGAATCGAAGGCCTGTGATCGAGCGGCCATCGAATTCCGTGGGTTTGGCAGTGAACCGCTCTATCGGCTGACTTCGGTACGCGGCCTTCGAGGAGTTGTGAATCTGCTCAAGGCGATGATGAAGGTCCGTCGCCAAATGGAAGAGTATCGCCCGGCGGCGGTCTTCAGTACGGGCGGATACGCGAGCGCGCCGGTCGTAGGTTCGGCGCGGAAGCTCAAGATCCCGTACGTGATTCACGAGCAGAATGTGGTGCCAGGCCGGACGAACCGGATTCTCGGCCGGAGCGCCCATGCGGTATGCACCGTCTTTTGCTCGGGGCACGAGCACTTCGAAGGGACGCGCGTGATCCGCACGGGCATGCCCATCCGCCCCGAGTTTCGTAGCGGGCAAGCGGGATTTGGCATCGCCCAAACCTCAGAGTCGCACCGATCGCTGATCTTGGTGACCGGTGGTTCGCAAGGGGCCCAGGCGATCAACGAGGCTGCGATCGCAACCGCGACCCGCATGGCCCGCCACCCGATTCACTGGATTCATGTGACGGGACCGCGGCACTACGAGGCGATGATCGCTTCGCTCGGAAAATTGGGTGCCCAGAACCACTACACTTTGCGCGCGTACCTGGACGCTCCCGAGATGGCGGGTGCGATGTTCGCGTCCGAGGTCGCCATGTGCCGAAGCGGAGCTGGAACCCTCGCCGAGTTGGCTGCGCTGCGAAAGCCGTCGTTGCTGATCCCGTATCCACATGCGTTCGGAGATCACCAGCGCGCAAACGCGCAGGAGTTCGTGGAGATGGGAGCGGCGACGATGCTCGCCGAGTCCGAATTGCAACCAAGCACCATCGAATCGCGACTGATGGCCTGGATCGGCGAGTCGGATCGGATTGGGGCGGCCCAGAAGGCACTCGCCGATTGGGATTCTCCGAATGCGGTGCATGAGATCGCAAAGATCGTGATGGAAGCGGCGGGCGCGAGGATGGTTCGCCCACAATCTTAA
- a CDS encoding cell division protein FtsW: MVKQLIRRLLAPADPWLFLLCLICTLLGLFAIFDAGYARSILKDRSLLPREFNMQLIYTIAAMILGALAALIPIRIWSRYSKWIFGVSLALVLLVMVPGLNQTMSGATRWVRVGPIQIQPSEFAKGAVILFLAGAFALRQPWPKRVKVKNRFDWLDRVGMPKLVRAIPLLLVGVLALKVEREPDLGTAAVILAITGAMLWLGGVSRKSLVTLGAIGFVGLIGVATLEPYRLERITNHPARWTAEHMDDVGYQTVQSEIAMADGGLKGVGVGNGRAKHMLPAATTDFVTATIAEETGLVGSLAVLGLLGAIVARLFVLAKQANSEFSRLYLLGVASWIAIQTCVNVLMANGTLPPIGIPLPFFSSGGSSLLALWLAMGVAQSAVAEQPQEDLVGETHRNRWRNRRPRISRA, encoded by the coding sequence ATGGTTAAACAACTAATCCGCCGACTACTCGCGCCCGCAGACCCTTGGCTTTTCCTCTTGTGCCTCATCTGCACTCTGCTGGGGCTGTTTGCGATCTTCGACGCGGGCTATGCGCGCAGCATCCTGAAAGATCGGAGCTTGCTTCCACGCGAGTTCAATATGCAGCTGATCTATACGATCGCAGCCATGATCCTCGGTGCATTGGCCGCGCTCATTCCGATTAGGATTTGGTCGCGCTACTCGAAGTGGATTTTTGGCGTCAGTTTGGCATTGGTGTTGCTGGTCATGGTTCCTGGTCTGAACCAGACCATGAGCGGAGCGACACGCTGGGTGCGCGTCGGGCCCATCCAGATCCAGCCGAGCGAGTTCGCCAAAGGGGCCGTGATCCTCTTCCTCGCGGGAGCCTTTGCGTTGCGTCAACCCTGGCCGAAAAGGGTCAAGGTCAAGAATCGGTTCGACTGGCTTGATCGGGTGGGAATGCCGAAGCTGGTTCGGGCGATTCCGCTCTTGCTCGTCGGCGTTCTCGCCCTGAAGGTGGAGCGTGAACCCGATCTGGGCACCGCCGCTGTGATTCTTGCCATCACTGGTGCGATGCTGTGGCTGGGCGGCGTGAGCCGCAAGTCGCTGGTCACCTTGGGGGCGATTGGTTTCGTGGGGCTGATTGGAGTCGCGACACTTGAACCGTACCGACTTGAGCGCATAACTAACCATCCCGCGCGCTGGACTGCCGAGCACATGGACGATGTCGGATACCAGACCGTGCAGAGTGAGATCGCGATGGCCGATGGCGGCCTCAAGGGAGTCGGCGTCGGTAACGGACGTGCGAAGCACATGCTGCCCGCAGCGACGACGGACTTCGTGACGGCCACGATCGCCGAGGAGACGGGACTGGTCGGTTCGCTGGCAGTGCTCGGCCTGCTCGGTGCGATTGTCGCCCGCCTGTTCGTGCTGGCGAAGCAGGCCAACAGCGAGTTTTCCAGGCTGTATCTGCTCGGCGTGGCGTCATGGATTGCGATTCAGACGTGTGTCAATGTATTGATGGCGAACGGAACACTCCCGCCAATTGGGATACCCCTGCCGTTCTTCAGTTCGGGCGGGTCGAGTCTGTTAGCACTTTGGCTGGCGATGGGCGTTGCCCAGTCTGCCGTGGCGGAACAACCTCAGGAGGATTTGGTTGGCGAAACTCATCGTAACCGGTGGCGGAACCGGCGGCCACGTATTTCCCGCGCTTGA